The Pseudarthrobacter sp. NS4 genome includes a window with the following:
- a CDS encoding ParB/RepB/Spo0J family partition protein — translation MSEKRRGLGRGLGALIPSSAASNGQGNNGAAVSRPVDLFFPEGRKKTEPSDDAAVETAKSVADKLISAPDSETSTKSSSEKKDSSRIVESSEPDPRAAADKIASDSPSPAEAERSAGKRTAAKETSSENLEEEAPSDPAPVSTAPEPLKEFAGTDSGVELVEVPGVRFAEIPVSDIHPNRKQPRSVFDEDDMAELVHSVREIGVLQPIVVRKSTETGSEPFELVMGERRWRAVQAAGLETIPAIVRDTTDDDLLRDALLENLHRSQLNPLEEAAAYQQLLEDFGTTHEQLADRIGRSRPQVSNTLRLLKLPPLVQRRVAAGVLSAGHARALLSLPDAAAMERLAQKIVAEGMSVRATEEAVTLYQDPTKQTKNNIPRPGARHERLDYLASSLSDRLDTNVKISLGVRKGKVSIEFASVEDLNRIMDVLAPGSTN, via the coding sequence ATGAGCGAGAAGCGACGGGGCCTAGGCCGCGGTCTTGGCGCGCTGATTCCAAGTTCCGCCGCATCCAATGGGCAGGGCAACAATGGTGCTGCCGTATCCCGTCCGGTCGACCTCTTTTTTCCTGAGGGCCGAAAGAAGACGGAACCCTCGGACGATGCTGCCGTGGAGACCGCAAAGTCCGTTGCCGACAAGCTGATCTCCGCGCCTGATTCCGAGACTTCCACGAAGTCTTCGTCCGAGAAGAAGGATTCCTCCAGGATTGTTGAATCCTCCGAGCCTGATCCCAGGGCTGCTGCCGACAAGATAGCTTCCGATTCGCCTTCTCCAGCCGAAGCGGAGCGCTCTGCCGGCAAGAGGACGGCTGCCAAGGAGACGTCCAGCGAGAACCTCGAAGAAGAGGCACCCTCTGACCCGGCTCCGGTGAGTACTGCACCTGAGCCCCTCAAGGAGTTTGCCGGCACCGACTCCGGTGTGGAACTTGTTGAGGTACCGGGCGTGCGGTTCGCCGAAATTCCCGTTTCTGATATCCACCCAAACCGTAAGCAGCCGCGTTCTGTCTTCGATGAAGACGACATGGCTGAGCTTGTTCACTCCGTTCGCGAAATTGGCGTCCTCCAGCCAATCGTGGTCCGTAAGTCAACCGAAACCGGTAGCGAGCCGTTCGAGCTCGTCATGGGTGAGCGCCGCTGGCGGGCTGTCCAGGCAGCTGGACTGGAAACCATCCCCGCCATCGTCCGGGATACCACCGATGACGACCTGCTGCGCGATGCGTTGCTGGAAAACCTGCACCGCAGCCAGCTGAACCCGCTGGAAGAAGCAGCAGCCTACCAGCAGCTCCTGGAGGACTTCGGCACAACCCATGAGCAGCTGGCGGACCGGATCGGCCGTTCACGCCCTCAGGTGTCCAATACGCTTCGGCTGCTGAAACTTCCTCCACTGGTGCAGCGCCGTGTTGCTGCAGGTGTGCTGTCAGCAGGCCATGCCCGCGCCCTCCTCTCGCTCCCCGATGCTGCCGCCATGGAGCGTCTGGCCCAAAAGATTGTGGCTGAGGGTATGTCCGTAAGGGCAACAGAAGAGGCCGTCACCCTGTACCAGGATCCGACAAAGCAAACGAAGAACAATATTCCCCGCCCTGGCGCACGCCACGAGCGTCTCGACTACCTTGCGTCGTCATTGTCCGACCGCCTGGATACCAACGTGAAGATCTCCCTTGGTGTCCGTAAGGGTAAGGTCAGCATCGAGTTTGCGAGCGTCGAGGATCTGAACCGCATCATGGACGTGCTGGCCCCCGGATCAACCAACTAG